From Toxorhynchites rutilus septentrionalis strain SRP chromosome 2, ASM2978413v1, whole genome shotgun sequence, a single genomic window includes:
- the LOC129768195 gene encoding uncharacterized protein LOC129768195 — protein MVRKYIRKRSPAKYSGQDLTDAMDDVKNGKMKIKAAAKHFRIPYATLFKRVKGLRGIKSITGGRPTALPLKVETQIADCIKKMDKWGFGLSKEETILAIAEYVKVNKLQTPFVSGVPGDDFFRNFKRRHHLSQKKPQAVEVARKRGADPFVMTEYFKLLKQVTTNVPPEQIYNIDETSFCLDPSRVKTVGETGRAAHRVTGGSGKENFTVLMGGNAAGDKLPPLIIFKGSNVWNSWMASKCDEFPGIVYAATKNGWMETDVFANYFERSFLSATAEGQLVLLYDGHVSHVSLALIQKAIENNVVILKLPPHTSHLLQPMDLAVFKPLKQDYDKCVIQWQRNHYGTKLSKSAFSNIISKVWRSFDSQIIKNGFRKAGVYPFSDKVIPEDKYEPRAWARFIASQQAAQTLDDNTVEIVEGSKKALPRVTNTRDAASATCNCIASSTGNDQMENDNPQNNSFEAILLDHVKQIPVSKAQRKKVCPGAEVITSTDAVVKLETIKSVKEATQKAKRKRASKKS, from the coding sequence ATGGTTCGCAAATACATTCGCAAGCGTTCTCCTGCTAAATACAGTGGACAGGACTTGACAGATGCGATGGATGATGTAAAAAACGGCAAGATGAAGATAAAAGCGGCAGCAAAGCACTTCCGAATCCCATATGCAACACTCTTCAAGCGAGTGAAAGGTCTGAGAGGCATTAAAAGTATAACGGGAGGCCGACCCACTGCTTTGCCGTTGAAGGTTGAAACACAGATCGCCGACTGTATCAAGAAAATGGATAAGTGGGGCTTTGGACTATCCAAAGAGGAGACAATTTTGGCAATAGCAGAGTACGTAAAAGTTAACAAGCTTCAAACACCGTTTGTAAGCGGTGTTCCGGGAGACGATTTTTTCCGGAATTTTAAGCGCCGGCATCATCTATCGCAAAAAAAGCCCCAAGCCGTTGAGGTCGCACGGAAACGAGGAGCTGATCCTTTCGTGATGACCGAATACTTCAAGCTCCTAAAACAGGTGACCACGAACGTTCCTCCAGAGCAGATATATAACATCGATGAGACTAGCTTCTGCCTCGATCCGAGTCGGGTTAAGACTGTGGGAGAAACTGGAAGAGCTGCTCATCGTGTCACGGGCGGTTCaggaaaagaaaattttactgTATTGATGGGAGGAAATGCGGCTGGTGACAAATTACCACCACTTATTATTTTCAAAGGATCCAACGTATGGAACAGCTGGATGGCTAGTAAATGTGATGAATTTCCTGGAATAGTTTATGCTGCAACCAAAAACGGCTGGATGGAGACGGATGTTTTCGCCAACTACTTCGAACGGTCCTTTCTGAGCGCTACCGCTGAGGGACAATTGGTCCTACTTTACGATGGCCATGTATCACATGTTTCTCTTGCTCTCATCCAAAAAGCAATCGAGAATAATGTTGTGATactcaaacttccgccccacaCAAGTCATCTCTTGCAGCCTATGGACCTGGCGGTGTTTAAACCATTGAAGCAAGACTATGACAAGTGCGTTATCCAGTGGCAACGGAATCACTATGGGACGAAGCTGTCTAAATCAGCTTTTTCAAACATTATCTCCAAAGTTTGGAGATCATTTGATTcacaaataattaaaaatggGTTCCGCAAGGCCGGCGTATACCCGTTTTCCGATAAGGTGATTCCGGAAGACAAATACGAACCGAGAGCATGGGCACGTTTCATCGCATCACAGCAAGCAGCTCAAACGTTAGATGACAACACTGTTGAGATCGTCGAAGGATCGAAGAAGGCGCTTCCAAGAGTAACAAACACCAGAGATGCAGCTTCAGCAACTTGTAATTGCATTGCTTCCTCAACAGGGAATGACCAAATGGAAAATGATAATCCACAAAATAATTCTTTTGAAGCGATTCTCCTTGACCATGTGAAACAGATTCCTGTTTCCAAAGCGcagagaaaaaaagtttgtcctGGGGCAGAAGTTATAACATCGACTGATGCCGTTGTGAAGCTGGAAACGATCAAATCGGTTAAAGAGGCGACACAGAAAGCAAAGCGTAAGAGAGCTTCGAAGAAATCATAA